A region of Streptomyces sp. R44 DNA encodes the following proteins:
- a CDS encoding Gfo/Idh/MocA family protein gives MEQTESGAAPPALGVGMVGYAFMGAAHSQGWRTAGRAFDLPLRPVLAAVAGRDADAVRAAARRHGWAAAETDWRALIAREDVQLVDVCTPGDSHAEIAVAALEAGKHVLCEKPLANSVAEAETMAAAAEAAAARGQIAMVGFNYRRVPALTYARSLVADGRLGTLRHVRVTYLQDWLVDPDFPLTWRLEREHAGSGALGDLGAHAVDLAQYLAGEPLVGVSALTETFVRKRPRLAGAGAGGLGGGAGSEEYGQVTVDDAALFTGRLASGALASFEATRMASGRKNALRLEINGEKGSLAFDLERLNELSFHDHTEPAVSAGFRRILVTEPGHPYLEGWWPPGHGLGYEHTFAHQARDLVHAIAGGTAPAPSFADGLQVQRVLAAVEDSARNNAVYTPVPTTPVPTTPVPTTPVPTTPVSG, from the coding sequence ATGGAACAGACGGAGAGCGGGGCCGCACCGCCGGCGCTCGGCGTCGGCATGGTCGGCTACGCGTTCATGGGCGCCGCCCACTCACAGGGCTGGCGCACCGCGGGCCGCGCCTTCGACCTGCCGCTGCGACCGGTCCTCGCCGCCGTCGCCGGGCGCGACGCCGACGCCGTCCGGGCCGCCGCCCGCCGGCACGGCTGGGCCGCCGCAGAGACCGACTGGCGGGCCCTGATCGCCCGCGAGGACGTCCAGCTCGTCGACGTCTGCACCCCGGGCGACAGCCATGCGGAGATCGCCGTCGCCGCCCTGGAGGCCGGCAAGCACGTGCTGTGCGAGAAACCGCTCGCCAACTCGGTCGCCGAGGCCGAGACGATGGCGGCGGCCGCCGAGGCCGCCGCCGCCCGCGGCCAGATCGCCATGGTCGGCTTCAACTACCGCCGGGTGCCCGCCCTCACGTACGCCCGCAGCCTCGTCGCCGACGGCCGGCTCGGCACCCTGCGGCACGTCCGCGTCACGTACCTCCAGGACTGGCTCGTCGACCCCGACTTCCCGCTGACCTGGCGCCTGGAGCGCGAGCACGCCGGCTCGGGCGCGCTCGGGGACCTGGGCGCCCACGCCGTCGACCTCGCCCAGTACCTCGCGGGGGAGCCGCTGGTCGGCGTGTCGGCGCTCACCGAGACCTTCGTACGGAAACGGCCGAGGCTCGCCGGAGCCGGCGCGGGCGGTCTCGGCGGGGGAGCGGGCTCGGAGGAGTACGGGCAGGTCACCGTCGACGACGCCGCCCTCTTCACCGGGCGGCTCGCCTCCGGGGCGCTCGCCTCCTTCGAGGCCACCCGGATGGCCTCCGGACGCAAGAACGCGCTGCGCCTGGAGATCAACGGCGAGAAGGGCTCCCTCGCCTTCGACCTGGAGCGGCTCAACGAACTGTCCTTCCACGACCACACCGAGCCCGCCGTCTCGGCCGGCTTCCGCCGCATCCTCGTGACCGAACCCGGCCACCCGTACCTGGAGGGCTGGTGGCCGCCCGGCCACGGACTCGGCTACGAGCACACCTTCGCCCACCAGGCCCGCGACCTCGTCCACGCCATCGCCGGCGGCACCGCCCCCGCGCCCTCCTTCGCCGACGGCCTCCAGGTCCAGCGCGTCCTGGCGGCGGTGGAGGACAGCGCCCGGAACAACGCCGTCTACACCCCCGTACCGACCACCCCCGTACCGACCACCCCCGTACCGACCACCCCCGTACCGACCACCCCCGTATCCGGCTAG
- a CDS encoding substrate-binding domain-containing protein yields the protein MPETSRRHLLLGGAAVSAGALLTACTSNEPRNAKDTAPVASAAPAADDKPGTPVTIGFAGPQADHGWLNAINENAERRAKKYSDVTLEITEGSNDTAAQIGQVQTLINKKVDVLVVLPADGKALTQVGLQAMKAGIPVVNLDRIFASPQAYRCWIGGDNYGMGLNAGRFIGEQLKDKPDATVVELAGMDSLELTKQRTQGFDDALKNYPNIRKVARQAADFTVESGQAKMAQLLQAQPKFDALWNHDDDQGVGALRAIAQAGRKDFLMVGGAGAKSAMDAIKADDSVLKATVLYPPTMAASAIDLARALGQKKGIGGMAELEIPASITLYSAVVTKENVDEYLPTGFN from the coding sequence ATGCCCGAAACCAGCCGCAGACACCTCCTCCTCGGCGGTGCCGCCGTCTCCGCAGGAGCCCTCCTCACCGCCTGCACCAGCAACGAACCGAGGAACGCCAAGGACACAGCCCCCGTCGCGAGCGCCGCCCCCGCCGCCGACGACAAGCCGGGCACCCCCGTCACCATCGGCTTCGCCGGACCGCAGGCCGACCACGGCTGGCTCAACGCCATCAACGAGAACGCCGAACGGCGCGCCAAGAAGTACTCCGACGTCACCCTGGAGATCACCGAGGGCTCCAACGACACCGCCGCCCAGATCGGCCAGGTCCAGACCCTCATCAACAAGAAGGTCGACGTCCTCGTCGTCCTCCCCGCCGACGGCAAGGCCCTCACCCAGGTCGGCCTCCAGGCCATGAAGGCCGGCATCCCCGTCGTCAACCTGGACAGGATCTTCGCCTCCCCACAGGCCTACCGCTGCTGGATCGGCGGCGACAACTACGGCATGGGCCTCAACGCCGGCCGCTTCATCGGCGAACAGCTCAAGGACAAGCCGGACGCCACCGTCGTCGAACTCGCCGGCATGGACAGTCTGGAACTCACCAAGCAGCGCACCCAGGGCTTCGACGACGCCCTCAAGAACTACCCCAACATCCGCAAGGTCGCCCGCCAGGCCGCCGACTTCACCGTCGAGTCCGGACAGGCCAAGATGGCCCAACTCCTCCAGGCACAGCCGAAGTTCGACGCCCTGTGGAACCACGACGACGACCAGGGCGTCGGCGCGCTCCGCGCCATCGCCCAGGCCGGCCGCAAGGACTTCCTCATGGTCGGCGGCGCCGGAGCCAAGTCCGCCATGGACGCCATCAAGGCCGACGACAGCGTCCTCAAGGCCACCGTCCTCTACCCGCCGACCATGGCCGCCTCCGCGATCGACCTCGCCCGCGCCCTCGGCCAGAAGAAGGGGATCGGCGGCATGGCCGAGCTGGAGATCCCCGCCTCGATCACCCTCTACTCGGCCGTCGTCACCAAGGAGAACGTCGACGAGTACCTCCCCACCGGCTTCAACTGA